AGTTATTTCTTGATAATCAAGTATTAGTGGACCAAGAATCCAAGTGAACCATGAATGagtaaatttttgaaaagattttcTCACTACAAAGTCAGATCATCTTGAAATCCGTACCAGGGACCAAGAAATGAATCCCAGCTTCAGCAAGTTAGGAAAACTTTAATCAGATGCATGCAGCTTTCACAGTCTGAGGGTCATTACAAACAAAAGTACAAACCCCAAAGTGAAATGACAATTTACAAGAAATTGAAATCTTAAACCTCCTCTTATGAGAGATTGGTATTGTTTGCATTGTGTCCCACTAGATTTCAGTTAAGATCTTTACTTAATAACCAACATCTAGAAGATGCATGAGAGCCATGTGTATTAAGTTCTACTGTATGTATATATTAGCCATCCTTTTATAGCAAGAGAAAAGATCTCACAGGCATGACACTAAATCACTCGAAAAGAACAATATAGCAGAACCAAATCTCCTTTAGTGCAAATGCAATACGGGAATAGGAAGAACACCAACAAAACCAAATAAATGTCTCAGAAACAAGTAAAACAAAGCATACAAGGATGCATGATATCATCTGATTAGGTATTTAGTCTAATTGCATTTCACGGAATCTTGGTTTTTAAAGTACCAAGTTAAGAATGGACATGTATTTTGTCTTAATTAACCAAATGGAAATCAGGCGGATATATTCCACTTAAGGACATAAGGTAATTAGTACATTCCTTTTGCTAAGTTAAAATGTGTAGAAAATTACATACATCCAGGCCTCCATTTATAGGCACAAGAAATAGGGAAGAGAATCTACCTTACAGTCAGACATAATGGGCATCTTGATTGAACACATAGACAAAGATCCCTCTTTGTTGAGCAACAGTACCAGATGTTCATTGAAGATGTCCATATCTAGAAAGCAAGTATCTTCATCTGGAAGAATGATAGGCTGATAAGGAAGAACaaataaattcatcaaatcaaAACATGTAACTAGAGTATCTGCACTTAAAATTTTCGCATGAAAGCTCCAGTTTGTGACACAAGAAGAGAAAGCAGGGTTAAGTGCAACACACTGATACACTAAAGTTCTGGTACTTTCAGGCGCAAGTACTGCCCTCAAGAATTAACCAAATCCACCTATATGAACGAATCTAGCTTGCCTATGACCTAGGAAAACAAAATCCTGGAATTGAAAGTAAGATACACTATCCACTGATGATTACCTGCAAATTTGTTGAGTGCAAATTGTCAGCTCTGCACCTACCCAAGTAATAATCTCCAGAGTTAGATAACTCGTCCTTCCTTAATGGAGCATTAGTTAGAATATAGAAGAAGCCATCATGATGTTCCAGAAAGTACTGCACACCAGAGACACGCTCACAAAATCTTAGAATCCCAGATTTTGGATTAAATGCATCTATAACATAAACCTGCAACCACCAAGGTGCAAAATATATGAGCAAAAGCTTGtccaaatgcaattgaaaggaaTGAAGTAAAAATGATACAAACAAGTTCCTTCCTCAGATGAAGCCCTTGAGTTTGAATTCACAGTTATAAACTTGCCGTCCTTTGTGCTTGTTATATCCACACAGTATCTGGAATCACTTTCCACAAATATTGGGATATTACTGTCCACAGAATCTGATCCCAGTTTCATGCATTGTACACTAATAACAAAACATATAGGTAAGACTACATAATGATATCAAGCTCAAGGCCGAAGAAACATGAATAGGAATTTGCCTGTATGGCCTTTGGTTCTGGTCACATAATGTGTAGAACAAAGTACAGCCATCTTGAGCCCATGCCAAGCTAACAACGCCCTCAACTCTGTGATTTGAAAGAACAAAGTTTCTTCGAAGGTCCTTGATTTGAAGCACAAATTTTTCATTACCAGTTATATCAAGCGTATATGCAAGAAATCTGTTGTCTGGTGATACGCGACATGTACCCACATGTACATATCCTATAGAAGCAAAAGCAACATAAGAGCCACAAGGACAGCACTATGGACAAACTGCATTTAAAGACAAAGAACTTAAAAAATCGATGCTTTCAGATGCACTACAATTTTACAACTACAACTGAGTACTTTCCAGCCTTATCACTTCAATCGATAAGGCTATCTATTGCCAAGATtctaaaacacaaaaatacaaATCAGCCCACTGAACTAATAGGGACAGTTGCTCGCTGTAGGCTTCTCAGATTGCAAAAGCCATAAGTGCTATAAGGCACTATACTGTGTTAGCAATATAATATGCATGGTAATTGTATAAAAGGCTACTTTGAAACAATTGAACTTACGAACAACTTTCTAGTAAGTCTTTCCAAATATACTAGAGAACAATATATTAGTTGATTTCCTCATAATGCAATATTTTGCCAATAAGAAAGGAAATGTATGTTAGAAAACAATAGTTCTGAGCAATATGAAATCCTTGAGATCTACAGCAAAAGTAGACATATAAAGTTACCATATAGCTCAGCAATTTCATTCCAATCTAGCAAAATTTCTTCCTCCCAAAATCCTTTGCTCATGTAGTTGACAACTTGCTTCATCCAACCTTTCCCATCATTAGCCAACTTCCTACATAAGACCGGATACTCCTTTCGCTCCGGAATATACTGGTAGTACAACCTGATGAACCCcataagaaaaattttcaattcaacATTTAAGAACCCACTAAATTCTGGTCATATATAAAGAAGATGGATGCATAAACACAATATAATAACGTTCAACAAAGAAAGTCATGTTAGTCAGAGAGTcaacaacttaaaaaaaatgttatctTTAACTAAGACACAGAAGGATACAAGATGAAGGCTGAGCAATATTCAGCTCCTTCAACAATATATACGAGACACTTATATAAAAACCAATAAGGTAAAAGCTTATGAAAAATGGAATATCTTGAAAGCAGAGAAGGATTTAGGAGCTAGGTCTTCTCAGCTTTACTCCTGCATGCCATGAAGTTGATTCCATGCATCAGAAATTGTAAGAAAATGAAGCAATGTTGACATGTTGTCAAGGCTTACCACTTTTAAAATCACAACATTCATAAACAAAACAATTGAGCCGCACAGACAGACCTGGGAGTAAACGATCCTAATCGAGTCAAGCACGATACAGTTCAGGCTGGGTTTACTTTTCTAACAAACTTAAAATCGTGTTTAAACTTGGCTTCCTAATTATGTAAAATGAAGTAAAACGAGCTTTCTTCAAGTCGAAACCCAGTCGAGCTCAAGTAGGTGATTTATTCACATGTAACATTGGAAGTGCTAAGCTTGTTAAGCCGAGCTCAAATTGAGCTTGAAAAGCTAAAAAAACACTGATCTGGTATAGACTCATTCTATTAGTTGACAAACCAATCCACTCTTGAACAAGTTCTCATCAAGTGGAGCTCGAGTCGATGTGAGTAGCTTGATCCTCCTTTCATCCCTCCAAACACATACACACACTCTTTAATAAAGGCTTACGCCTTCCCACTTTAAACTCAACACATTCATAAATGTGAAATTAAATTTTCACACACTAGCATCCAATTACACCTATTCATGCACGATTATTACGAATATATAAATCAATATAAGTTAAAATGGGATTCGAGCAAAAGGGAATACCAATCTCCCCATCGTTCAGGCGGGGTAGAAATCTTGGAGGGCATTCTATTTATCATCTCAGAAAAAAGGGTTCTTTGCAGTTCTTCTGTATCTTTCATGAAAGCATCCGCATAAGAGTTTTCTTGACGAAGGTAGTTGATGAAATCCGGGTCGTTAGTATTGGACATCCAATGGTAGGGGTCTTGCCACGACAGTCCATGATCAGAGACTGTGAAAGGTACTTTCTTTGGGACTGGAGGGGCCTGGGGTTGGCTGAAAGAATGGTGGCTTTTGCAGAAGGTGGAGAAGAGTGAAGAAAACGAGGATGAAATGGAGAATAGTTCTAAGTTCAGGGGTAAATGGGTCTTTGTGATTCTGTTTCTGGTGGCTGATAAGAGGGCTGCAGAAGCCATACACAGCGGTGGCGAGGGGGAACTGGGGAATGGAGAGTGGTGAGTTTTGTGCTGAAAGGTATTATTTAGTAATTACTATTTGGTCTATTAGAGTTTAAGCTACTTTCAATTATGTCCCCATGGAGGATCTTCGACTCAAGTTTAGCAATTAATTGGTATTCAAAATTAGTactaattcaattttttttttttttttttttataaaataatataatttcaTATCATGAAATCTGCACTAATTAGTACTAATTCAATTTTGAACAAGCTCTATATAATAAACTTGAATCGAGTTTATAGTTTTCTTCACATCCTTTTAATTTTTTGCGTCTAGTTGCATATGTTTGTGAACATTCCTTAGTGGATTGAACATttgttcatttattttcttttcttttttttttttaattttactttctAGCAGAGGATTTTACATAGATGAAATGTTGGATGGCAGGATAATAGGGTAAGCCGCTTGGACTGCATTTTGTGGTAAATTCTCTCACAATTGCAATCGTGCATACAGCCACGTTaaaatcccttttttttttttgcttctaaTTGTTAGAACCATTTATATTAGTGGACATAAGCCGTGGCAGGTAAGATTTGATTTCTTCTCTTCTGGAATATATTTGTGGTCTTTCTGTGCTGTTTGATATGTGCTCTGTTTCCCACATCAAGAGAGTATAATAAAATTAGGATTGACTTAAATCTTTCTTGCCTCTGAGGATAACACAGACTGTGTAGGAAATAGTTAGACCTTTCTTTAGCTGATACATTGTAAATACTTTTATCCACAGTACATTATTGAAAAAATAAGTGAAAGGTTTTTCAGATCTTAGATTGCTTGACATATTTAGGTAAATGCGTCACAAGCAGGAATGAGCAACACTAATCCATCATCACCTTTACCACTTCTGTTTACCTCCAAGTTGCTCGAGAGTTTAAAGCTGCACAAGTCCACAATCTCATCCACAATGCCTGCTGATTCTTCCTCCTCAGAGAAAGGGCACCCCATGAACTCAGCGATTCATCTGATGTGGAAATCGGGTTCATCTCAGCTCTTCATATGTCAAGATCAAAACTTTCCCAGGATTTGCTGCCAATACAGTAGCACATTGTTCCAAAATGGTCCAGCCAGACTCACTACTCCCCTGCAGAACTTGTAGAAAGCCTCTTCCAGTGAAAGGCTTCCCATTTCAGGCTTTCTCATTTTGTTtgtgaagtgtcaaagggataTATAAGCATCCTTGGGCTTCCTGCAGATGTAGATCAGCTTGCACCCTGAGTCCTTCACGGATTTTGGCAATGACCGTAAGACATGTGAATCGCTATGATCCTAGGAGGAGAAGCGGGATCAGGATCAGGCACTTGTTCATCAAATTCATAATCGTACTCCAGCATCGGCACCAGTTTGTGGGAATTCTTCGTCAGCAGCGGGTGGCTGTTGTCTCTAGGAGGATAACGTTCTCAATTCGACACGCAAATGCTAAAGACTTGAGCCAGATGGTGCGCATTTGGGGTTACAGGCAAGAATGATATGGGTATCATGAGCTTGGAAGCGTTTTTGACATGTTGGGAGATTTGTACACGCTATGTTTGGGTACCAAAATCCTTCGAACAGGTACAAATAAGGCTCACCCCATCCCCTTTCTCTGGGCAGATTTGAAAGAATGTTCCTACATTCTTCAGGCAATTCTTCCTCCAGCATCCCTGGACGTAGTATAGACGACTCTGATTTTGctgacatttttttttacttttttcttttcttggttttttctTCTAAGAAATCTGAAGATGGTGAATGAAGTCTAGAGCCAATAATGCTGCCCTGAAATTTATGCAACCGAAATAAGGTTTTCAAAACACCCAATCTAGAAACTAAGATTTGTGAGAGATCGAAGAATTTTGGTTCGGAGAAGTAGAGAATTGATCTCACTGCTCGTGTTCATAACTTGTGTCGAGAAATGATGGATCCATTGTTTATTTAGAGTGGAAATACAATTAGTGGAACACAAGTGGGATATACAGTTAGTTGATCCACCAATTACTGCACCCCAAGACAAGTGTTCATTAATCAACATTGATGTGTAGACTAACTCAGGAAAAATGGCAGGGTTCTATCGTTTAATTGTCTAGCTTTCTGGATATCTGATTATAAGTATTGTATTTAAGAAATGCTTTAACCTCAGGACAAGATTATTGCTTAAAACATAATAAGGCCACATTATGCTATGCATAGTAATGGCAAGTGCTGGCAAGAAACACAGATTTACATAATCCGCTTCAGTGGAAATATCATACCATCATCCTTTTGTGCATTTATTTCAGTTCGCCATAAGCAGTCAGCGAGTGGAGGTAGGGAAATGAAGATTGAGCAAGGTAATTCTATGGCTGCGAGAAAATTTTGGCAAGTTACTGTTAGTCTGCTACTACAGTTGACTGAAGATACTATAACAGATATTCTGGACTCAAGatattttagtttattttttcacaatGAAGTCAAAAAATGCAGGTGAAttctttgataaattacaaacTCGTGATTCAGGTTTTTAATAAATACTTTCGAAACAGTAGAGCACTGTAAAGTCCAATCTGAGATTCCACCAACTAGATCAAGAAAGAAACTTCTGCAGGCATGATTCAGTAAAGAAAACATCAACAGCATGATTCAAGTGATCCCAAAAAATTAGCGAGGGTCATCCTGGAAACTGGCATGGTACAATTATTTGCCAATTTTCTCGTGGAatccttcctttgttttttgCAATGTACTTAGGTGGTTAACCAACTATAACATATCAAATGTATGACCAAGTATTTCTTTTTTCAAGTTTCAAAGTTGCTTTATGTGCTCCAACTCCAAGCTGCATAAATAAGAAAATAGTCGGGAAAAAAAAGTTAAAGTGTGGTTTAGATGTTTGATGGGTGACTCGAATCTGCCAAATTATTAGTTAGGTTTgacagataaaaaaaaaaattgcccaaTTATTAGTCAGATGTGATGAGAGGGAATCGAATCTGCTGAAATATTAGCAGCTGTCATTGGGTCACCTTCTAGTTGTAACAGCTTAAAAAACCCAAATTCATTGGGCGAAGTTTGACTGCTGCTTCCATAAGAGCCGAAACCAATCAATGATAGGAGGCATAGCAATGCGCTGCATACATTACTAGCTTATAAATGGACCTCCTGCTTGCGCACTTGGAAATTAACTTGGCAACTGATCTAAAGGCGTTGCATTTGAAGATATAGTTCCAAAAAATTCTTAGCAACACATGGAAAAAGCTGTGAATATTGATGAGCTTCTTGAAGCTCTAACTCATACACAGCGTGCATTGTTCAACTTCAAGAAATCTGCATGTGTAAAATGTGCAGTTGAGTTGGGAATCCCAGAAGTAATAGGTAAACATGGGAAGCCTATTACACTTTCTGAGCTGATTTCTGCCCTCCCAATCCACCCTTATAAATCTGATCACTTTCATCGCTTGATGCAATTCCTAGCAAACTCTGATTTCTTCGTGGAAAAACCTGATCAAGGCTATGCACTCACCCCTGCAGGCCGGCTTCTTTTAAAAGATGAGCCATTCAATGTAAGGGCATACGTTTTTATGGCAGCTGATCCTGTCGTGTTGAAGCCTTGGTACGTTTTTCTTGAGTGAGTGGTTCCAGAATGATGATCTCTCTCCATTCGATACCGCACACGGGAATAATTTCTGGCATTATGCAGCTCGAGAAGTCCCATTTGGGCAAATGTTGAATGAAGTCATGGCTAATGATTCTGAGTTTTGTATAGAGGTTCTGATGACCAAATGCAAGTTCATGTTCGAGGGCTTGGCAACTTTGGCTGATGTTGGGGGTGGCACAGGCAAATTTGCTAGGGCCATCGCCAAAAAGTTTCCTAGCATCAAATGTACTGTGTATGATCTCCCACATGTGGTTGCTAATGAAGGAGGAGATAAGAACGTGGACTTTGTTGCTGGAGATATGTTTGAAAGTGTACCCTATGCTAATGCAATCTTACTCAAGGTAATAAAAGACATTCTTCCCGGGAATTTAGGATTTTCTGTATCCCTTTTTGCTGTTCTCTTAGGAACTGTTTTGCTTGCATGATCTGGAACTAGCATATGTCCAAGATAGTAATGCGTGATTTTTATGGTCTGAACAGTTGATCCTCCATGACTGGAGTGATGAAGACTGTGCGAAAATTCTCAAGAACTGCAGAAAGGCCATTGCAGAGAAACACGATGGTGGTAAAGTGATCATTATAGACATTGTAATGGGAAGCCAGATACAAGATAAAGCATCACTTCAAACACAGATCAACACGGACATGCAGATGTTGGTTGCGCTCGGTCCTGCTAAAGAAAGAACTGAGAAGGAATGGGCAAAACTGTTTATGGAGGCTGGATTTACTAGCTACAAGGTATATCCAATCTTGGGTACCGTAAGGTCCCTGATTGAGGTTTATCCTTAAATTGAGGAACATTTGCTACTGTGAATGAATAATTAATTGTCAGTTTTAACATTTGCTACTGTGAATGAATAATTAATTGTCAGTTttactttattttgttttattgattttttattttttatttttgtttttggctGAGTTACAAATCTCAGCATCTTCTTTTTTAACCTCATATTGCACCTAGTTGTGTTGAACATGTTATCCCACGGCAACAAGAGTATGTATGTATTCTGTGTCCCCCATGTAATTTGTGGCATTCATTTAAAGCGCTAAATGTGTTTggacaggagattatttgaaatgttatttgaaataataaataCTGTGACATTTTTTGCGATAtaatgtatgtaagataaaatgATAATTGGAAAGATTAGAAACTGTGTTGGATATTATGTTTGTGATGCAAGCAAATAATTTGGAGCCAATTAAATAATGGCTATCCAAACACGTTAGGGTAAAAACGTcatgacctttttttttttttccttctatgAGAAGATGCCAAAAAATGTCTCCAGGTTTGGTTGTTATTTTAAGACTATTCTTTAGTTGTTAATTCATGGGGGTCAGGAATTATAAGTATGAATGTTATTTCTTCTATAATTCGTAagtttttatctttcttgttGTACATCTCAACTTTTGCATCATGAACAAAATGTTGATTCGTGAAAGCCTATAGTATTGTTTATGTTCTTTAACAACCCCTAATTTGACTCTTTTAAGTTTCTCAAATCAATGTTATAGTGTACTCAATTGGTAAATTTGAATGATACCGAGGGCTCAAACTCAATTAAACTACGAACCCTATTCTTCATTTGCTTATCAATGATCACCATAAGTAACCAAAAGGAAATAGGAAATTTTACGTGCGGGAGCCCAGACAGATATAGAGAGCAATGGTTGTACATCAACCATCAAAGTACATGAAACAtaattgaaattttttcaaCATGTTTCAAACCTTAGAATGCTTTGGTTTATCAAATTCTCCTCCACAGACTTCGTTTTAGCGAAACGGGTTACAACATATCTATCCAGCCCATTTAGGATGATATATCATTCAGATTCAAGTCGAACCGGATAAACGGACTTGGAAGGAATTTTCGATCTGGAAATGTGATGGACTGGATTTGGGTTTGACTAGGGACTGGTTTCGGCCCGTTGACAGCTCTAGCTAAATAACAAGGGTGTATTTAGTAATTTCCCCTAGTTTTAATTCTTTAGAAATTGAATCATACTAAGAATTttttaaattccttttattttattcaaaagATCAATTGTAGTTTTCTACTTACTTTCTTGATGATTCGAACCCGTCATCCATCAGTTACTACTTAAACTATGCCTTGTTATCAATCATACCAAGACTTGATAATTAATTTCTTTGTTGATCATCATTGTCAAGAAAAAACAAGGTCAGATTTTTTGCTTAAGGGATATGaaagtctatatatatatatactttttaaaatttttttgttcaaaGAATCAATAGTAATTTCTCACTTGTTCCTTGATGATTCGAACTCATAACTTAGCAGTTTCAGATGAAACGCATTATCAACTAAATTGtgtttcatcatcaatcatacCAAGACTTGATAACTAATTTCTTTGCTGATCATCATTGCCAAGAAAAAGCGAGGTAAGATTTTTTGCTCGAGGGACTTGATAgtccacacacacacacacatatagagagagagagcaattttTTAAGTGACAAAATTCTGATCATTGAAgtaagtaaaaaaatttttttttaaaggtaaAGTACGTAACATTAGTATGAAACCTGTTAAGAAGTTTGAAATCTGAGCATGCACTTATCAATTTCCCTGCCCCCTTGGTTTTAACTTTTAACAGAGTATTCTGGGGGAAGCAACCTTCTCAGGTTTACATACCACTTTGATGCGCATAATGTACGGCATGTTGGGA
This portion of the Coffea eugenioides isolate CCC68of chromosome 11, Ceug_1.0, whole genome shotgun sequence genome encodes:
- the LOC113751765 gene encoding uncharacterized protein LOC113751765 isoform X3; translated protein: MASAALLSATRNRITKTHLPLNLELFSISSSFSSLFSTFCKSHHSFSQPQAPPVPKKVPFTVSDHGLSWQDPYHWMSNTNDPDFINYLRQENSYADAFMKDTEELQRTLFSEMINRMPSKISTPPERWGDWLYYQYIPERKEYPVLCRKLANDGKGWMKQVVNYMSKGFWEEEILLDWNEIAELYGYVHVGTCRVSPDNRFLAYTLDITGNEKFVLQIKDLRRNFVLSNHRVEGVVSLAWAQDGCTLFYTLCDQNQRPYSVQCMKLGSDSVDSNIPIFVESDSRYCVDITSTKDGKFITVNSNSRASSEVYVIDAFNPKSGILRFCERVSGVQYFLEHHDGFFYILTNAPLRKDELSNSGDYYLGRCRADNLHSTNLQPIILPDEDTCFLDMDIFNEHLVLLLNKEGSLSMCSIKMPIMSDCKTELKIDDLHAWFFPLPSNMCTISPGANLDFMSSVYRVVLSSPVMPDVIVDYDMSRNSHVVVQQEEVSNICSSTNHLQNYKSAKETEDLLCEKKTNGHKSEASGLKDLSDLYFCEKKEVISHDGIRVPLTILYSKELHRKGKSPGLLHGYGAYGELLDKSWCADRLSLLDRGWVIAFADVRGGAGADSSWHSSGSGLHKLNSICDFVSCGEYLINEGYIHKQQLSAVAHSAGCFLVGAAMNMHPNLFRAAILKVGALS
- the LOC113751765 gene encoding uncharacterized protein LOC113751765 isoform X2, which translates into the protein MASAALLSATRNRITKTHLPLNLELFSISSSFSSLFSTFCKSHHSFSQPQAPPVPKKVPFTVSDHGLSWQDPYHWMSNTNDPDFINYLRQENSYADAFMKDTEELQRTLFSEMINRMPSKISTPPERWGDWLYYQYIPERKEYPVLCRKLANDGKGWMKQVVNYMSKGFWEEEILLDWNEIAELYGYVHVGTCRVSPDNRFLAYTLDITGNEKFVLQIKDLRRNFVLSNHRVEGVVSLAWAQDGCTLFYTLCDQNQRPYSVQCMKLGSDSVDSNIPIFVESDSRYCVDITSTKDGKFITVNSNSRASSEVYVIDAFNPKSGILRFCERVSGVQYFLEHHDGFFYILTNAPLRKDELSNSGDYYLGRCRADNLHSTNLQPIILPDEDTCFLDMDIFNEHLVLLLNKEGSLSMCSIKMPIMSDCKTELKIDDLHAWFFPLPSNMCTISPGANLDFMSSVYRVVLSSPVMPDVIVDYDMSRNSHVVVQQEEVSNICSSTNHLQNYKSAKETEDLLCEKKTNGHKSEASGLKDLSDLYFCEKKEVISHDGIRVPLTILYSKELHRKGKSPGLLHGYGAYGELLDKSWCADRLSLLDRGWVIAFADVRGGAGADSSWHSSGSGLHKLNSICDFVSCGEYLINEGYIHKQQLSAVAHSAGCFLVGAAMNMHPNLFRAAILKVPFLDVCNTLLDTDLPLTVLDYEEFGNPQIESHFHNILKVSPYDNIRQGFCYPAVLLKSSFNDSRCLCIQGLVFGKQPNGWPGYGTLRVQLVLLQSF
- the LOC113751765 gene encoding uncharacterized protein LOC113751765 isoform X1, which gives rise to MASAALLSATRNRITKTHLPLNLELFSISSSFSSLFSTFCKSHHSFSQPQAPPVPKKVPFTVSDHGLSWQDPYHWMSNTNDPDFINYLRQENSYADAFMKDTEELQRTLFSEMINRMPSKISTPPERWGDWLYYQYIPERKEYPVLCRKLANDGKGWMKQVVNYMSKGFWEEEILLDWNEIAELYGYVHVGTCRVSPDNRFLAYTLDITGNEKFVLQIKDLRRNFVLSNHRVEGVVSLAWAQDGCTLFYTLCDQNQRPYSVQCMKLGSDSVDSNIPIFVESDSRYCVDITSTKDGKFITVNSNSRASSEVYVIDAFNPKSGILRFCERVSGVQYFLEHHDGFFYILTNAPLRKDELSNSGDYYLGRCRADNLHSTNLQPIILPDEDTCFLDMDIFNEHLVLLLNKEGSLSMCSIKMPIMSDCKTELKIDDLHAWFFPLPSNMCTISPGANLDFMSSVYRVVLSSPVMPDVIVDYDMSRNSHVVVQQEEVSNICSSTNHLQNYKSAKETEDLLCEKKTNGHKSEASGLKDLSDLYFCEKKEVISHDGIRVPLTILYSKELHRKGKSPGLLHGYGAYGELLDKSWCADRLSLLDRGWVIAFADVRGGAGADSSWHSSGSGLHKLNSICDFVSCGEYLINEGYIHKQQLSAVAHSAGCFLVGAAMNMHPNLFRAAILKVPFLDVCNTLLDTDLPLTVLDYEEFGNPQIESHFHNILKVSPYDNIRQGFCYPAVLLKSSFNDSRVGVWEAAKWVARIRDAACSTCSSSVILRCSMSGGHFDEGGRFSHCEETAYEYAFLLKVLSTCG